A region from the Hydra vulgaris chromosome 08, alternate assembly HydraT2T_AEP genome encodes:
- the LOC136083116 gene encoding uncharacterized protein LOC136083116 — MPKGKPISVEKRTAILTLLQEGYTVRKIAEKLNLSKSTISYTICRYREPGSLEDRNRPGPSRITTKTDDRRIKIISKRSRMLTAPQITAIFNCDREKKVSVSTIKRRLQKANLHGRVASENHIYEKLIDRRDSVGHSSTKIGRWMNETSTLDR, encoded by the coding sequence atgccTAAAGGTAAGCCAATAAGTGTTGAAAAAAGGACAGCAATACTCACTTTGCTTCAAGAAGGCTATACAGTTAGAAAAATagctgaaaaattaaatttgagtaAATCAACAATTAGCTATACGATTTGTCGATATCGAGAACCTGGAAGTTTGGAAGACAGAAATCGTCCAGGTCCTTCTCGCATAACAACAAAAACTGATGACCGACGTATAAAAATCATCAGTAAGCGTAGTCGAATGTTAACTGCTCCACAAATAACAGCTATTTTCAACTGTGAtcgagaaaaaaaagtttctgtcaGTACAATCAAACGAAGATTGCAAAAAGCTAATTTGCATGGTCGTGTTGCATCCGAAAACCATATCTACGAAAAGTTAATCGACAGAAGAGATTCCGTTGGGCACAGCTCCACAAAAATTGGACGATGGATGAATGAAACAAGTACTCTGGACCGATGa